The Macellibacteroides fermentans genome contains the following window.
TTTAACACTCTATGTAAATAAAAAATAAAATATTGTAAATAAATACTATAATTGAACTGGGAAATATGCATCTGATGTTTTATATTTGTCAGGATGATAACATTCTGTAATTATTATTGTTATTTAGATTACAACATTAGATATCATGAAAAAAAAACCTGTAATAATAAGAATTTATCAATTCTATATGGATGGGTTCCGGCAAATGACGCTAGGAAAAACCTTATGGCTTATCATCCTTATCAAGCTTTTCATCATGTTTTTCGTTTTAAAACTATTTTTTTTTCCGAGTTATCTTGGAAAATATAAAACTGCCGATGAAAAGGGAGAACACGTTTCAACAGAATTAATTGATCGCGCTATAAACAATTAAAAACTATTTCGTATGATAGAAAGTATCGACTCTTCACTAATTGACTGGTCAAGGGCTCAATTTGCTCTTACTGCCATGTACCACTGGCTGTTTGTTCCATTAACGTTGGGATTAGGTGTAGTAATGGCTATTATGGAAACCTTGTATTACAAGACAGGAAATGAATTTTGGAAAACCACCGCCAAATTTTGGATGAAACTCTTTGGTATTAATTTTGCCATCGGTGTTGCCACCGGTATTATTCTCGAATTTGAATTCGGGACAAACTGGTCTAATTACAGTTGGTTTGTTGGCGACATTTTCGGTGCGCCTTTAGCTATTGAAGGTATCTTGGCTTTCTTTATGGAAGCAACATTTATTGCTGTTATGTTTTTTGGCTGGGATAAAGTAAGCAAGAGATTCCATCTTGCTTCCACTTGGCTTACAATTATCGGCGCCACGTTATCTGCACTTTGGATTCTTATTGCCAATGCATGGATGCAGTATCCGGTGGGTATGAAATTCAATCCGGATACGGTACGCAACGAAATGTTCGATTTTTGGGCAGTTGCACTTTCGCCGGTAGCGATAAATAAATTCTTCCACACAGTCTTGTCTGGCTGGGTGTTGG
Protein-coding sequences here:
- a CDS encoding DUF4492 domain-containing protein, with protein sequence MKKKPVIIRIYQFYMDGFRQMTLGKTLWLIILIKLFIMFFVLKLFFFPSYLGKYKTADEKGEHVSTELIDRAINN